From the Bacteroidales bacterium genome, one window contains:
- a CDS encoding glycosyltransferase, with protein MPRVLRIINRFNLGGPTYNASYLTKYMSPGFHTLLVGGIKDESEENSEFILRNLGIIPVIIPEMHRSINPIQDAIAIKKIKEIIREFKPDIVHTHASKAGALGRRAAYIMNVPVILHTFHGHIFDAYFSGLKSKLYQCIERKLAEKSTKIIALSEQQKYDLVIKYKICPEHKIEIIPLGFDLDKFENNMDVKRTQFRNEYLLDDDEIAIGIIGRVVPVKNHPLFINAIKYVISRSNKKIRAFIVGDGVDRAKIERMCHDLSLSYVDFRYNKIKADVTFTSWLKDIDYVDAGMDIITLTSLNEGTPVSLIEAQAAGKPIVSTNVGGIENIIIPNETAWLADVKKPDDFCNKLLMLVQNDELRIKYNQKSRDFVKNKFSYLRLVNDMQNLYHKLLTVTK; from the coding sequence ATGCCCCGAGTATTAAGAATTATTAACCGATTTAATCTGGGTGGCCCTACATACAACGCATCCTATCTTACAAAATATATGTCACCCGGGTTTCACACTTTGCTGGTCGGGGGCATTAAGGACGAATCTGAAGAAAATTCGGAATTTATTTTAAGAAACCTTGGTATTATACCAGTTATTATCCCAGAAATGCATCGTTCTATTAACCCTATACAGGATGCTATAGCTATTAAGAAAATTAAAGAAATAATAAGAGAGTTTAAACCTGATATAGTTCATACACATGCTTCTAAAGCAGGAGCCTTAGGAAGAAGAGCCGCATATATTATGAATGTCCCAGTAATTTTACATACTTTCCATGGGCATATTTTTGATGCATATTTTAGTGGGTTGAAATCAAAATTATATCAGTGTATCGAACGTAAGCTTGCAGAAAAATCAACAAAAATAATTGCTTTAAGCGAACAACAAAAATACGACCTTGTAATCAAGTATAAAATATGCCCGGAACATAAAATTGAAATTATTCCCCTTGGCTTTGACCTTGATAAGTTTGAGAACAATATGGATGTTAAAAGAACTCAGTTTAGAAATGAATATCTGCTTGATGATGACGAAATAGCCATAGGTATAATAGGAAGAGTTGTCCCAGTAAAAAATCATCCTTTGTTCATTAATGCGATAAAATATGTTATCTCAAGAAGTAATAAAAAAATCAGGGCTTTTATTGTTGGTGACGGAGTAGACAGGGCGAAAATTGAACGGATGTGCCATGACCTTAGTTTGAGTTATGTTGATTTCAGGTATAATAAAATAAAAGCTGATGTTACTTTTACTTCTTGGCTTAAAGACATTGATTATGTTGATGCAGGTATGGATATTATTACGCTGACATCTTTGAATGAAGGGACTCCTGTTAGCCTTATCGAAGCTCAGGCAGCAGGGAAACCTATAGTTTCTACCAACGTAGGTGGTATTGAAAATATTATTATCCCGAATGAAACAGCATGGCTTGCTGATGTTAAGAAACCTGATGATTTCTGTAATAAATTGCTTATGCTTGTGCAAAATGATGAACTTCGTATAAAATATAATCAAAAAAGCAGGGATTTTGTAAAGAATAAATTCAGTTACTTACGTTTAGTAAATGATATGCAGAATTTATATCATAAATTGCTTACTGTGACCAAGTAA
- the rfbC gene encoding dTDP-4-dehydrorhamnose 3,5-epimerase: protein MRKILTNIQDIILIEPDVYEDSRGYFFESFNSNKFKDLGIYEEFVQDNQSLSGKNVLRGFHFQRPPYEQGKLVRVIKGSVLDVAVDLRKKSPSYGKNVAFVLSENNKQMLWIPPGFAHAFLTLEDDTIFFYKCTGLYNKDAEVIISWDDPDINFKWNISDPILSERDKKGIQFKLFNSPF from the coding sequence ATGAGAAAAATTCTGACGAATATTCAGGATATAATATTAATAGAACCTGATGTTTATGAAGACAGCAGAGGTTATTTTTTTGAATCATTTAATTCTAATAAATTCAAAGACTTGGGTATTTATGAAGAATTTGTTCAGGATAACCAATCTTTGTCTGGGAAGAATGTTTTAAGGGGTTTTCATTTTCAGCGGCCACCTTATGAACAGGGGAAATTGGTTCGGGTAATAAAAGGATCGGTACTTGATGTGGCAGTTGATTTGAGAAAAAAATCTCCCAGTTATGGTAAAAATGTTGCTTTTGTATTATCAGAGAATAATAAACAGATGTTATGGATACCCCCGGGTTTTGCTCATGCTTTTCTTACCCTGGAAGATGATACGATTTTTTTCTACAAATGCACAGGACTGTATAATAAAGATGCTGAAGTGATTATTTCGTGGGACGACCCTGATATTAATTTTAAGTGGAATATTTCGGACCCTATTTTATCTGAACGCGACAAGAAAGGAATTCAATTTAAATTATTTAATTCTCCTTTTTAA
- a CDS encoding undecaprenyl/decaprenyl-phosphate alpha-N-acetylglucosaminyl 1-phosphate transferase, protein MSSEDIYSLVAYSLFFIVSLFFSLLINRILIKFSKTLGTRNKADNLNRWSTADKPSFGGISFYIIFLLSIIALSFFFQKNALFHNISILGIILATTLGFIMGLFDDAYNTKVLIKLFSQILCGIILIFSGTYISIFQNDFLNYILTILWVVGIMNSINMLDNMDAISSVVAVFIFTGIFIENIILNSVYDSLNILIIGVISSLIGFLFYNWPPSKMFMGDTGSQFLGVLLATFSIIFIWNHREVNMDEIPTKQICAVVLFFTLPLIDTATVSIKRILKGKSPFVGGKDHTTHHLSYLGFSEKKVAVIYVILSFVSISLGLLCLNIVDWKHLYTVLFMAYFVILFSVLFYIANINKHKSDGSS, encoded by the coding sequence TTGAGTTCAGAAGATATATATTCGTTAGTTGCGTATTCCCTGTTTTTTATTGTTTCTCTGTTTTTTTCATTATTGATAAACAGGATACTGATAAAATTCTCTAAAACTTTAGGTACGCGTAATAAAGCGGATAATCTGAATAGATGGAGTACTGCCGATAAGCCATCTTTTGGTGGTATTTCATTCTATATAATTTTTCTATTATCTATTATTGCGCTGTCGTTTTTTTTCCAAAAAAACGCATTATTTCACAACATTTCGATTCTGGGAATAATTCTGGCCACCACCTTAGGTTTTATTATGGGTTTATTTGACGATGCATATAACACAAAAGTTTTAATTAAACTTTTTTCACAAATATTATGCGGGATTATACTAATTTTTTCAGGCACATATATCAGCATTTTTCAGAATGACTTCTTGAATTATATCTTAACTATTTTATGGGTAGTAGGCATAATGAATTCTATTAATATGCTTGACAATATGGATGCAATTTCCTCTGTAGTTGCTGTTTTTATTTTTACTGGAATTTTTATTGAAAATATAATTTTAAATAGTGTCTATGACAGCCTGAATATACTTATTATTGGAGTAATATCTTCGTTGATAGGTTTTCTTTTTTATAACTGGCCGCCTTCCAAAATGTTCATGGGTGATACAGGTAGCCAGTTTCTGGGAGTACTACTTGCTACTTTTAGTATTATTTTTATCTGGAACCATAGGGAAGTTAATATGGATGAAATTCCTACAAAACAAATTTGTGCTGTTGTACTTTTTTTTACTTTACCTCTAATAGACACTGCAACTGTTTCAATTAAAAGAATTTTAAAAGGGAAGTCGCCATTTGTTGGAGGGAAAGACCATACAACGCATCATTTATCATATCTTGGTTTTTCAGAAAAAAAAGTTGCAGTAATATATGTCATTTTATCTTTTGTTTCAATTTCGCTTGGGTTGCTATGTTTAAATATTGTTGATTGGAAACATTTATATACAGTTTTATTCATGGCATATTTTGTGATTTTATTTTCGGTTTTATTTTATATTGCTAACATCAATAAGCATAAATCTGATGGTTCGTCTTAA
- the asnB gene encoding asparagine synthase (glutamine-hydrolyzing), whose protein sequence is MCGISGIVAFNEAGKEHLNKINGVVAVMCSRGPDRSGIYSDENVAFGHNRLSVIDTSEAASQPFTDKSGRYTIIFNGEFYNFNKYREQLLQKGIELKSNSDTEVLLYLYILEGPACLEKVNGFFAFAIYDKLENTVFIARDRFGVKPLLVYQDRNRFCFASEMKGLLEMDIPRLLDMESLFSFLQMNYIPTGYTMLRNVTKLEPGNYIIIKNGKVLQKQYYHIPYSHKLIECTDNYQNACKKVYDLLNQSVEKRMISDVPLGAFLSGGVDSSVIVSLASKFTKHLNTYSIGFKDEPFFDETYYARLVADKLKTNHTVFSLTNDDLFSVLFKVLDYMDDPFADSSAIAVYLLSRETRKHVTVALSGDGADELFGGYMKHTGEMRIRNVGILGNLLKHTFPLIKLLPQSRNSLFTNKIRQIAKYAEGMNLSEKERYWRWCSFISENEAKKLLQSEIDFNEYIKRKDSITNNIAEKGSINDVFYTDMKHILVNDMLIKVDMMSMANSLEVRAPFLDYELVNYIFSLPAHYKIQGNVRKRILQDAFRNDLPEEIYHRPKHGFEVPLLKWFRNELSSLINDELLNDEFIISQNIFELTETKKLKTRLHSKNPGDVHAQIWGLLVFQYWWKKYFSK, encoded by the coding sequence ATCAACGGTGTAGTTGCCGTTATGTGTAGCCGTGGCCCCGACCGAAGCGGTATTTACTCAGACGAAAACGTAGCTTTTGGTCACAACCGCCTTTCTGTAATTGATACATCAGAAGCAGCTTCACAACCATTTACTGATAAGAGTGGCAGATACACCATAATTTTCAATGGAGAATTTTACAATTTTAATAAATACCGTGAACAGTTACTGCAAAAGGGCATAGAACTCAAATCAAACAGCGATACGGAAGTTTTGCTATATTTATACATACTTGAAGGTCCTGCCTGTTTAGAAAAAGTCAATGGTTTTTTTGCTTTTGCTATTTACGATAAGCTTGAGAATACAGTATTTATTGCCCGCGACCGTTTTGGAGTAAAACCTTTGCTGGTATATCAAGACAGGAACAGATTTTGTTTCGCATCAGAGATGAAAGGACTGCTTGAGATGGATATCCCCCGGCTTCTTGACATGGAATCTTTATTTTCATTTCTGCAAATGAATTATATTCCTACTGGGTATACTATGCTTAGAAATGTAACAAAATTGGAGCCCGGAAATTATATTATTATAAAAAACGGAAAAGTTCTTCAGAAACAATATTATCATATCCCATATTCACACAAGCTTATTGAATGCACTGATAATTATCAAAATGCCTGTAAAAAAGTTTATGATTTGTTAAATCAATCCGTTGAAAAAAGAATGATTTCGGATGTTCCACTTGGCGCTTTTTTAAGTGGAGGTGTTGATTCGTCGGTAATAGTATCGCTTGCGTCTAAATTTACCAAACACTTAAATACATATTCCATCGGCTTTAAAGATGAGCCCTTTTTTGACGAAACTTATTATGCCCGGTTGGTAGCTGATAAACTAAAAACAAACCATACTGTTTTTTCATTAACTAATGATGATTTATTTTCTGTTTTATTTAAAGTGCTTGATTATATGGATGACCCCTTTGCCGATTCTTCGGCTATTGCAGTGTATTTGCTGAGCAGGGAAACACGCAAGCACGTTACGGTTGCTTTATCAGGGGATGGCGCTGACGAGCTTTTTGGAGGTTATATGAAGCATACCGGTGAAATGAGAATTCGTAATGTCGGCATTTTAGGTAATTTGCTTAAGCACACATTCCCATTAATTAAACTGTTGCCTCAATCGAGAAATAGTTTATTTACTAATAAAATCAGGCAAATTGCAAAGTATGCAGAGGGTATGAATTTAAGCGAAAAAGAGCGTTACTGGCGCTGGTGTTCCTTTATTTCCGAAAATGAAGCAAAAAAATTATTGCAATCAGAAATAGATTTTAATGAATACATAAAAAGAAAAGACTCTATTACGAATAACATTGCCGAAAAAGGTAGCATAAATGATGTTTTTTATACGGACATGAAACATATTCTGGTGAACGATATGCTGATAAAAGTGGATATGATGTCTATGGCAAATTCGCTGGAAGTGCGAGCGCCCTTTCTGGATTATGAATTGGTTAATTATATTTTTTCTTTGCCTGCACATTATAAAATTCAAGGGAATGTTAGAAAAAGAATTTTGCAGGATGCTTTTAGGAATGATTTGCCTGAAGAGATTTACCATCGTCCCAAACATGGGTTTGAAGTTCCGTTGTTAAAATGGTTTCGTAACGAATTATCTTCATTGATAAATGACGAACTGCTTAATGATGAGTTTATTATTTCACAGAATATTTTTGAACTTACTGAAACAAAAAAACTTAAAACTCGTTTACATTCTAAAAATCCCGGTGATGTCCATGCACAGATATGGGGACTTCTGGTATTTCAATACTGGTGGAAAAAATATTTTTCAAAATAA
- a CDS encoding lytic transglycosylase domain-containing protein, with protein MVRLKRISIFLLSLSLLIVIIWLFVNSIQKNNNKTSDELYYEAYRRFDKIFSIKIPGKMNFCGETVPVDKFYVRESLDRELLVNTYWHSNTLLMFKRAYRYFPVIDSILKFNHVPSDFRYLALIESGFENIVSPAGAKGFWQIMKTTAQMYGLEVNAEIDERYHLEKSTLAACKYLKASYQKFGNWTLAAASYNMGAEGLASVIKSQKSDNYYDLYLNKETQRYIYRILAVKLIYESPVAYGFYLREKDFYPEIKTYTVIVDTSITNWAEFAIINKSNYRILKEFNPWILKYSLTNKNKKTYNIKFPVVGYESLPLFKIESSPDDNLFNDTLKINEIH; from the coding sequence ATGGTTCGTCTTAAGCGCATTTCTATTTTTCTCCTATCCCTGAGTCTATTAATAGTTATTATCTGGTTATTTGTTAACTCAATTCAAAAAAATAATAACAAAACTTCTGATGAGTTATATTATGAAGCATATAGGAGGTTTGATAAAATATTTAGTATAAAAATTCCGGGAAAAATGAATTTCTGCGGTGAAACCGTACCTGTTGATAAATTTTATGTCAGGGAATCATTGGACAGGGAACTGCTGGTTAATACATACTGGCATTCAAACACCTTGCTTATGTTTAAAAGAGCTTACAGGTATTTTCCTGTGATTGATTCAATTTTGAAATTTAACCATGTCCCATCTGATTTCAGATATCTTGCTCTAATTGAAAGTGGATTCGAAAATATTGTTTCTCCTGCTGGTGCCAAGGGCTTTTGGCAAATCATGAAAACAACAGCTCAGATGTACGGATTGGAAGTGAACGCTGAAATTGATGAACGCTATCACCTCGAAAAATCAACTTTAGCTGCTTGTAAATATCTTAAGGCATCCTATCAGAAGTTCGGAAACTGGACCTTGGCAGCGGCATCGTATAATATGGGGGCAGAAGGGCTGGCCTCTGTTATAAAATCGCAGAAATCAGATAATTATTATGATTTATATTTAAATAAAGAAACCCAACGCTACATTTATAGGATTCTTGCCGTTAAACTTATTTATGAATCTCCGGTTGCTTATGGCTTTTATTTACGTGAAAAAGATTTCTATCCTGAAATAAAAACTTATACTGTTATAGTTGATACTTCTATTACTAATTGGGCTGAGTTTGCAATAATAAACAAATCAAATTATAGAATCCTTAAAGAATTTAATCCCTGGATATTAAAATACTCTCTGACAAATAAAAATAAAAAAACGTACAACATTAAATTCCCTGTTGTAGGTTATGAAAGCTTACCTTTATTTAAAATCGAATCATCTCCGGATGATAACTTGTTCAATGATACATTGAAAATTAACGAAATCCACTAA
- a CDS encoding polysaccharide biosynthesis/export family protein has product MKRLLLLLITILFISGCKIFTPYQMLRQGKYPVSEFQDTLNSKEYLIAPNDELKMVIFSNNGEKVIDPVSSGSGSQLQSGISFMVEFDGQVKLPILDRVKIAGLTLRQAEDLLQERYSKYFNNPYVQLKVTNNRVIIFPGGQGSQAMVVTLDNSNTTLFEALAKAGGINDGKAHKIKLIRGDLKNPKVYIIDLSTVEGMTKANLIVQANDIIYVQPRNKIPEKIINVLAPYLTLLSTFILVYELFVK; this is encoded by the coding sequence ATGAAACGCCTGTTGCTTTTACTTATCACCATTTTATTTATTTCAGGGTGCAAGATATTTACTCCGTATCAGATGTTGCGGCAGGGCAAATATCCCGTGAGTGAGTTTCAAGATACATTAAATTCAAAAGAATATTTAATTGCTCCAAACGATGAATTAAAGATGGTCATATTTTCAAATAATGGAGAAAAGGTAATTGACCCTGTTTCATCAGGTTCGGGTTCACAATTACAAAGCGGCATTTCTTTTATGGTTGAATTCGATGGCCAGGTTAAACTTCCTATTCTTGATAGGGTTAAAATTGCCGGATTAACTTTACGTCAGGCGGAAGATTTGCTTCAAGAGAGATATTCCAAATATTTTAACAACCCTTATGTGCAGTTAAAAGTAACAAATAACAGAGTAATAATTTTCCCTGGTGGGCAGGGAAGTCAGGCTATGGTTGTCACACTTGATAACTCCAATACTACACTTTTTGAAGCACTTGCCAAAGCCGGAGGAATTAACGATGGAAAAGCCCATAAAATAAAGTTAATCAGGGGTGATTTAAAAAATCCAAAAGTTTATATTATTGATTTGTCAACAGTTGAAGGTATGACAAAGGCAAATCTTATTGTGCAGGCTAATGATATTATTTATGTTCAGCCAAGGAATAAAATTCCAGAAAAAATCATAAATGTACTTGCACCTTATCTGACTTTATTATCTACATTCATTTTAGTATACGAATTATTCGTTAAGTAA
- a CDS encoding polysaccharide biosynthesis tyrosine autokinase has translation MTKKKKISTINDEIDLKLFYFIFKRNFFYPIIFLLVALIAAFLYLRYTQPVYEAKAIIQINKNEEAKLLGASSIFPEEDNFLPKKMELIKSAIFIQRVVDKLPLEISYFSKGTVLDYEQYTSSPYKVFAKVINSSIYNTPIQINFIEQTKCEIVYKNVNNETIKKVFSVSDTLNLNEVKLYISNINYKRIEVNEGFLSGDKFFFIINNPQAIPQDIISRINVSILNDAAKTIMIKYKDRSAEKANAIVNTIAEEFQSYDIEKQAESVEKILGYIDERMDIIYDTLVKSQENIADFNKKYNIDTIVNRPLPTFTSRLNDYQNQMVSLELEASKLDEIKNNLKSSVNNDISRIIAITAGSEFKGSISTLLSTLQELLIKREKLLYNVTENSGQIKEIDYQINMQKKLITESIDYVSGSINKRKAEIADKILMYERKLNFKTSDYNTVDLASLERIYQINENYYNQLIGKKAEYSIAKAGYVSQNIILQRSSTPTEPIEPIKKNIYLIAVFASLFLGLGIIIVRYVLFNNILTLYDIYKYTDIPVIGIVPKYIDSIPESQLIVDKHPKSIIAEALRSIRTNLHFLKNEEGPKVIAMSSTVSGEGKTFVIINLAGVIAFSEKKVIVLDFDLRKPKIHIGFNVVNTKGISTILSNKHNIDDCIIQSSLANLDFITAGPVPPNPSELIFSKRTDEVLSYLKTKYDYVLIDNPPIGLVTDGIKAMSIADYPIYVFKADYSKKFYVLDLERLAEDSKLKNISLVLNAVEPIGSSYGMKYSSKVKGSSYGYGFGYGYGYGIEDESSENRNKKSITNWISRLFKKGYQFGKQHRK, from the coding sequence ATGACTAAGAAAAAAAAGATATCAACCATTAATGATGAAATAGATTTAAAGTTATTTTATTTTATTTTTAAGAGGAATTTTTTCTATCCTATAATATTTCTGCTTGTTGCATTAATTGCTGCATTTCTTTATTTGCGTTACACTCAGCCTGTATATGAGGCCAAAGCTATCATACAGATAAACAAAAACGAAGAAGCAAAGTTACTTGGAGCATCATCAATTTTTCCTGAAGAAGATAATTTCTTACCAAAGAAAATGGAACTTATTAAATCGGCTATATTTATACAAAGAGTTGTTGATAAGCTTCCATTGGAAATTTCTTATTTTAGCAAGGGTACAGTTTTAGATTACGAACAATATACAAGTTCTCCTTATAAAGTTTTTGCAAAAGTTATTAATTCAAGTATTTATAATACACCTATTCAAATAAATTTTATTGAACAAACAAAATGCGAAATAGTTTATAAAAATGTAAATAATGAAACTATAAAAAAAGTCTTCTCAGTTTCGGATACTTTAAATCTTAACGAGGTTAAATTGTATATATCGAATATAAATTATAAAAGAATTGAAGTGAATGAAGGTTTTCTCTCTGGTGACAAATTTTTCTTTATAATAAATAATCCACAAGCCATTCCTCAAGATATTATCTCCCGCATAAATGTTTCTATTCTTAATGATGCCGCTAAAACCATAATGATAAAATACAAAGACAGAAGTGCAGAAAAAGCAAATGCCATTGTAAATACCATTGCTGAAGAATTTCAAAGTTATGATATTGAGAAACAAGCGGAGAGTGTTGAAAAAATTCTAGGGTATATTGATGAAAGAATGGATATTATTTACGATACTCTTGTTAAATCTCAGGAAAACATAGCTGATTTTAATAAAAAATATAATATTGATACCATTGTAAACAGGCCATTACCTACATTTACTTCAAGGTTAAATGACTACCAAAATCAAATGGTTTCTCTTGAATTGGAAGCAAGCAAACTGGATGAAATTAAAAATAATTTAAAAAGTTCGGTTAATAATGATATTTCACGCATCATCGCTATTACAGCGGGAAGTGAGTTTAAAGGCTCCATTTCAACATTACTGAGTACATTACAGGAATTATTAATAAAAAGAGAAAAATTGCTTTACAATGTTACTGAAAACAGCGGACAGATAAAGGAGATTGATTACCAGATAAACATGCAAAAAAAGCTAATTACCGAAAGTATTGATTATGTGAGCGGAAGTATAAATAAAAGAAAAGCGGAAATTGCTGATAAAATTTTAATGTACGAAAGAAAGTTGAATTTTAAAACAAGCGACTATAATACTGTTGACCTGGCAAGCCTCGAAAGGATATACCAAATAAATGAAAATTATTATAATCAATTAATTGGGAAAAAAGCTGAATATTCAATTGCAAAAGCGGGTTATGTTTCCCAGAATATTATATTGCAACGCTCGTCAACACCGACAGAACCTATTGAGCCTATTAAAAAGAATATTTATTTAATCGCAGTTTTTGCATCATTATTTCTTGGTTTGGGGATAATTATTGTGAGGTATGTTTTGTTCAACAATATTTTAACACTATATGATATATATAAATATACAGACATTCCTGTGATAGGTATTGTCCCAAAATATATAGATTCAATTCCTGAATCCCAACTTATTGTTGATAAACATCCAAAATCTATTATTGCCGAAGCATTACGCTCTATTAGAACTAATTTGCACTTTTTGAAAAACGAGGAAGGTCCTAAAGTTATTGCAATGTCTTCGACTGTATCAGGAGAGGGAAAAACTTTTGTAATTATAAACCTGGCAGGTGTAATTGCTTTTTCAGAGAAAAAAGTAATTGTGCTTGATTTCGATTTACGCAAACCTAAGATTCATATTGGATTTAATGTTGTTAATACCAAAGGAATAAGTACAATACTTTCAAACAAACACAATATTGATGATTGTATTATTCAAAGTAGCTTGGCAAACCTCGATTTTATTACTGCCGGCCCTGTACCTCCAAATCCTTCGGAATTAATCTTTAGCAAAAGAACGGATGAGGTGTTAAGTTACCTTAAGACTAAGTATGATTATGTCTTAATTGATAATCCTCCAATCGGGCTGGTTACAGATGGGATTAAAGCTATGTCAATTGCTGATTATCCAATCTATGTGTTTAAAGCTGATTATTCCAAGAAGTTTTACGTATTAGATTTGGAGCGCCTTGCTGAAGATAGTAAACTCAAAAACATCTCTCTTGTATTAAATGCTGTTGAACCTATAGGCTCGTCATATGGTATGAAATACAGTTCAAAAGTTAAGGGTTCTAGTTATGGTTATGGTTTTGGTTATGGTTATGGTTATGGAATTGAAGATGAAAGCTCTGAGAATAGAAACAAAAAGTCTATTACAAACTGGATTTCAAGATTATTTAAAAAGGGTTATCAATTCGGAAAGCAACATCGCAAATGA